In one window of Polyodon spathula isolate WHYD16114869_AA unplaced genomic scaffold, ASM1765450v1 scaffolds_1949, whole genome shotgun sequence DNA:
- the LOC121310252 gene encoding uncharacterized protein LOC121310252 has protein sequence MNETQMTHDLVSALLEGGPAVAVLLAFTIGGALAGAVAAALEGTIRRGFGLTGAGMTISCSLTGILGGSVGAIVGCMLTHMVTDSTTVGGAVGGIMTLAFTAAGATVVWGFIGLIIGATFRGMLTLTVTVTGAASVGGAIGFIFGSAVGGILTLAVIATGAAAVGGVIGHRLGSAVGGTVGGTVGGTVGHAVRGAIRGAVGGILTLTVTVTGAAAVGGAIGFIFGSPVGGMLTLTAAGATAVGGRAVALRDPDAVALRDPGAVALRGTLRDTDAVEFSFRLVLVGVIFLAAASLFLYIIFGDEQEEELREMEERRRKWAMKNWLRVIEETLKREMEEKLKQMNWWRRIEMKSKLRKELEEKLSEIRKTLEVETSSEIKTMWKKMEKKLRQLQEERMRNVKEELKRFVIYLKIQRKCKFPFDTSLLTRSHCHVSLAARVLQTSSKAGHKNDRNATSTLLFPHSKQWSRYIF, from the exons ATGAATGAGACACAAATGACACATGATCTTGTCAG TGCACTTCTTGAAGGTGGACCCGCAGTCGCAGTTTTGCTTGCTTTCACAATCGGAGGCGCACTTGCTGGTGCAGTCGCAGCTGCACTCGAAGGCACAATCAGACGTGGATTTGGATTGACTGGCGCAGGAATGACCATCAGTTGCAGTTTAACAGGCATACTCGGTGGCTCAGTGGGGGCCATAGTTGGATGCATGCTGACACACATGGTGACAGATTCTACCACGGTCGGAGGCGCTGTCGGAGGCATAATGACACTCGCATTCACAGCTGCTGGTGCTACCGTGGTCTGGGGCTTTATCGGTCTCATAATCGGAGCCACTTTCAGAGGCATGCTGACTCTCACAGTCACAGTTACAGGTGCTGCTTCGGTCGGAGGCGCAATCGGATTCATATTCGGAAGTGCAGTCGGAGGCATACTAACTCTCGCAGTCATAGCTACAGGTGCTGCTGCAGTCGGAGGCGTAATCGGACACAGACTCGGAAGCGCAGTCGGAGGCACAGTCGGAGGCACAGTCGGAGGCACAGTCGGACACGCTGTCAGAGGTGCAATCAGAGGTGCAGTCGGTGGCATACTGACACTCACAGTCACAGTTACAGGTGCTGCTGCGGTTGGAGGTGCAATCGGATTCATATTCGGAAGCCCAGTTGGAGGCATGCTGACACTTACAGCTGCAGGTGCTACCGCTGTTGGAGGAAGAGCAGTGGCACTCAGAGACCCAGATGCAGTGGCACTCAGAGATCCAGGTGCAGTGGCACTCAgaggcacactgagagacacagatgCAGTCGAATTCTCATTCAGACTCGTGTTAGTTGGAGTCATATTCCTCGCTGCAGCATCTTTGTTTCTTTACATTATCTT TGGGGATGAGCAGGAGGAGGAACTGAGAGAGATGGAGGAGAGACGGAGGAAGTGGGCAATGAAGAATTGGCTCAGAGTGATAGAGGAGACACTgaagagagagatggaggagaAACTGAAACAGATGAACTGGTGGAGGAGGATAGAGATGAAGAGCAAACTTAGGAAAGAGCTCGAGGAGAAACTGAGTGAGATCAGGAAGACACTGGAGGTGGAGACGTCAAGTGAGATAAAGACAATGTGGAAGAAGATGGAGAAGAAACTGAGGCAGCTGCAGGAGGAACGGATGAGGAACGTAAAGGAGGAACTGAAgaggtttgttatttatttgaaaatacagaGAAAATGTAAATTTCCATTCGACACCTCACTCCTGACCAGGTCACACTGTCACGTGAGTCTGGCAGCTAGGGTTCTCCAGACCAGCTCAAAGGCAGGTCATAAAAATGATAGGAACGCCACATCAACATTGCTGTTTcctcacagtaaacagtggtctagatatattttttaa